In the genome of Methanopyrus kandleri AV19, one region contains:
- a CDS encoding 2-isopropylmalate synthase, which translates to MPDRVRIFDTTLRDGEQTPGVSLTVEEKVEIARKLDEFGVDTIEAGFPVASEGEFEAVRAIAGEELDAEICGLARCVKGDIDAAIDADVDCVHVFIATSDIHLRYKLEMSREEALERAIEGVEYASDHGVTVEFSAEDATRTDRDYLLEVYKATVEAGADRVNVPDTVGVMTPPEMYRLTAEVVDAVDVPVSVHCHNDFGMAVANSLAAVEAGAEQVHVTVNGIGERAGNASLEQVVMALKALYDIELDVRTEMLVELSRLVERLTGVVVPPNTPIVGENAFAHESGIHSHGVIKKAETYEPIRPEDVGHRRRIVLGKHAGRHAIKKKLEEMGIEVTEEQLDEIVRRVKELGDKGKRVTEDDLEAIARDVVGEVPESEAAVKLEEIAVMTGNKFTPTASVRVYLDGEEHEAASTGVGSVDAAIRALREAIEELGMDVELKEYRLEAITGGTDALAEVTVRLEDEDGNVTTARGAAEDIVMASVKAFVRGVNRLARRRRD; encoded by the coding sequence TTGCCCGATCGGGTACGGATCTTCGACACGACGCTAAGAGACGGTGAGCAGACACCGGGCGTCAGCCTCACGGTGGAGGAAAAGGTCGAGATCGCGAGGAAGTTGGACGAGTTCGGCGTGGATACCATCGAAGCGGGCTTCCCCGTAGCCAGTGAGGGTGAGTTCGAGGCAGTGAGGGCGATAGCAGGCGAGGAACTGGACGCGGAGATATGCGGGTTGGCCAGGTGCGTGAAGGGGGACATAGACGCGGCGATCGACGCCGACGTGGACTGCGTGCACGTGTTCATAGCCACGTCGGACATCCACCTCAGATACAAGTTGGAGATGTCCCGGGAAGAGGCATTGGAGCGTGCCATAGAGGGCGTGGAGTATGCCAGTGACCACGGAGTCACCGTGGAGTTCTCCGCGGAGGACGCCACACGGACGGACCGGGACTACCTACTCGAGGTCTATAAAGCTACCGTGGAAGCCGGCGCGGATCGTGTCAACGTCCCGGATACTGTGGGAGTTATGACCCCTCCCGAGATGTATCGACTGACGGCGGAAGTTGTCGACGCCGTAGACGTGCCGGTCAGCGTGCACTGCCACAACGACTTCGGCATGGCCGTGGCCAACTCATTGGCCGCCGTCGAAGCCGGGGCTGAACAGGTTCATGTGACCGTGAACGGGATCGGCGAGCGTGCCGGTAACGCCTCGCTGGAACAGGTCGTAATGGCCCTCAAAGCGCTGTACGATATCGAGTTGGACGTGAGGACCGAGATGCTCGTCGAGCTCTCACGGCTCGTGGAGCGACTGACGGGCGTCGTAGTACCGCCGAACACCCCGATAGTCGGCGAGAACGCCTTCGCCCACGAGTCGGGGATTCACTCCCACGGCGTGATCAAGAAGGCGGAGACGTACGAACCTATACGGCCCGAGGACGTCGGTCATAGACGGCGTATAGTACTAGGTAAGCACGCCGGTCGGCACGCGATCAAGAAGAAGCTCGAGGAGATGGGGATCGAGGTCACGGAGGAACAACTCGACGAGATCGTTCGGCGCGTCAAGGAGCTCGGGGATAAGGGCAAGCGCGTCACCGAAGACGATCTTGAAGCCATAGCCCGAGACGTCGTCGGCGAGGTACCCGAGTCCGAAGCTGCGGTCAAGCTGGAAGAGATCGCCGTGATGACCGGGAACAAATTCACGCCGACGGCGTCGGTCCGTGTGTACCTGGACGGTGAAGAGCACGAAGCGGCATCGACCGGTGTGGGCTCCGTTGACGCGGCGATACGGGCACTGCGCGAAGCGATCGAGGAGCTCGGTATGGACGTGGAGCTGAAGGAGTACCGCCTAGAGGCCATCACCGGGGGCACCGACGCCCTCGCCGAGGTCACGGTGAGGTTGGAGGACGAGGACGGGAACGTCACCACGGCCCGCGGTGCCGCCGAGGATATCGTGATGGCCAGCGTGAAGGCGTTCGTTCGGGGCGTGAATCGGCTGGCACGTCGACGTAGGGACTAA
- a CDS encoding Ldh family oxidoreductase, producing MKIRPEDLTDFVSEALHAVGVPRKDARTAAEVIVEGDLRGFHSHGVLRLPGYIEGIKRGAIRPEMRIEEISRKSSVVLYDADHSLGHVVGYRATLEAVELARKHGLGMVAVRNASHYGIAGYYTTLVAERGFIGFTTCGTEPAVAPYGGSQPVLGTNPVSIAFPRRDGPPIVVDMATSVVARGKILQALRENREIPQDWAVGPDGEPTTDPEEALEGALLPFGGHKGYALCLALEVLAGPVVGAAAGKDVQGTTDPTVPCNKGDVFVALDLSTLVDEHEYYERLERLISQVKSAGDDVLLPGEPEFRRRERALREGIELPEGSVRAVREVAEELGLEDPTR from the coding sequence TTGAAAATACGGCCTGAGGATTTGACGGACTTCGTCAGTGAAGCTCTCCACGCCGTCGGCGTGCCGCGTAAAGACGCTCGGACCGCCGCCGAAGTCATCGTGGAGGGAGACCTTCGCGGATTCCACTCCCACGGCGTCCTGAGGTTGCCTGGTTATATCGAAGGGATCAAGAGGGGCGCAATCCGTCCCGAGATGAGGATAGAGGAAATCTCCAGGAAGTCCTCGGTCGTACTCTACGACGCCGATCATTCGCTGGGACACGTCGTCGGGTATCGGGCAACACTGGAGGCCGTCGAACTCGCCCGGAAGCACGGATTAGGTATGGTGGCTGTTCGTAACGCGTCTCACTACGGGATCGCCGGGTACTACACGACGCTGGTCGCCGAACGGGGGTTCATCGGATTCACGACCTGCGGGACGGAACCCGCGGTCGCCCCTTACGGTGGCTCCCAACCTGTGCTAGGAACCAATCCGGTATCCATCGCGTTCCCTCGTAGGGACGGTCCACCTATCGTCGTCGATATGGCCACGAGCGTGGTCGCGAGGGGGAAGATCCTTCAGGCGTTGCGAGAGAACAGGGAGATACCTCAGGACTGGGCCGTAGGGCCCGACGGAGAGCCCACCACGGATCCCGAGGAGGCCCTCGAAGGGGCACTACTACCGTTCGGGGGACACAAGGGGTACGCCCTGTGCTTGGCACTCGAGGTGCTGGCGGGTCCCGTCGTCGGGGCTGCCGCCGGGAAGGATGTTCAGGGGACTACTGATCCCACGGTTCCGTGCAACAAGGGTGATGTGTTCGTGGCGCTCGACCTGTCGACCTTGGTCGATGAGCATGAATACTACGAGCGGCTTGAAAGGTTGATATCGCAAGTTAAATCCGCCGGAGATGATGTTCTCCTTCCGGGAGAGCCGGAGTTCCGACGCCGAGAACGCGCACTTCGGGAGGGTATCGAGCTCCCGGAAGGATCGGTGCGTGCCGTTCGAGAAGTGGCGGAAGAGTTAGGGTTGGAGGACCCGACGCGTTAG
- the comE gene encoding sulfopyruvate decarboxylase subunit beta: MKRIEALRVVADVAERYDAVVTVHLGFPARELYRVNDRRLNFYMLGAMGQSCSVGLGLALCTDREVLAIEGDGGLMMNMGVLPTIAQERPRNYTLVLIDNSTYATTGDQPTPSDRIDWEKVAEAHGLTYFEASEPESAEVALEDALATEGPRMVRLEVEPGNADVPLIDLDPEEIKVRFVRALREG; encoded by the coding sequence ATGAAGCGAATTGAAGCTCTGAGAGTAGTTGCCGACGTGGCCGAGCGGTACGATGCCGTAGTGACGGTCCACCTGGGTTTCCCGGCCCGGGAGCTCTACCGTGTTAACGACCGGCGCCTCAACTTCTACATGTTGGGGGCGATGGGTCAGTCCTGCTCGGTCGGTCTCGGACTGGCGCTCTGTACCGATCGGGAGGTACTGGCGATCGAAGGAGACGGCGGTCTTATGATGAACATGGGGGTTCTCCCTACGATCGCTCAAGAGAGACCGCGTAACTATACCCTCGTGCTCATCGACAACTCCACGTACGCCACTACAGGCGATCAGCCTACGCCGTCCGATCGCATCGATTGGGAGAAGGTGGCTGAGGCCCATGGGTTGACGTACTTCGAGGCCTCCGAACCCGAGTCCGCTGAAGTAGCCTTAGAAGATGCGCTCGCGACGGAAGGTCCTCGTATGGTAAGGCTAGAGGTCGAGCCTGGAAACGCTGACGTTCCCTTAATAGATTTGGATCCGGAGGAGATCAAGGTGCGGTTCGTTCGAGCGCTGCGGGAGGGATGA
- the comA gene encoding phosphosulfolactate synthase, which translates to MKAFEKSVKIPKVDGATVMLDKGLTPEFVESFLKVAGEYVTAVKLGWGTARLIDKEIVARKVEMYVDAGLDVFPGGTLAEIAIAQGNFEGYLNELDELGFNAIEISDGMIPMSIEKKCELIERACEQGFTVYAEEGKKRDEEYSVLSPSDIVGRMNKCVEAGAEYVIVEARESGKHGPMGAEKRERVRVLSEIVKGVGIQRVMFEAPEKEQQFELIVKFGPEVNIANVPPEEVIPLATLRAGLRAETMGRVALDGE; encoded by the coding sequence GTGAAGGCGTTCGAGAAGTCCGTGAAGATTCCCAAGGTGGACGGCGCGACGGTCATGCTGGACAAGGGATTGACACCCGAGTTCGTGGAATCGTTCCTGAAAGTCGCCGGAGAGTACGTGACGGCCGTCAAGCTGGGATGGGGCACGGCCCGGCTCATCGACAAGGAGATCGTCGCGCGAAAGGTCGAGATGTACGTGGATGCGGGGCTGGACGTGTTCCCGGGAGGCACCCTGGCCGAGATAGCGATTGCTCAGGGTAACTTCGAGGGGTACTTGAACGAGCTCGATGAGCTGGGATTCAACGCGATCGAGATCTCAGACGGTATGATCCCAATGTCCATCGAGAAGAAGTGCGAGCTCATCGAGCGGGCGTGCGAGCAGGGTTTCACCGTCTACGCCGAGGAAGGTAAGAAGAGAGACGAGGAGTACTCCGTGCTTTCGCCATCCGACATCGTGGGGCGCATGAACAAGTGCGTGGAGGCCGGTGCCGAGTACGTGATCGTCGAGGCCAGAGAAAGCGGTAAGCACGGTCCGATGGGAGCGGAGAAGAGGGAGCGCGTGCGCGTACTCTCGGAGATCGTTAAGGGAGTCGGGATTCAGCGCGTGATGTTCGAGGCTCCGGAGAAGGAGCAGCAGTTCGAGCTGATCGTCAAGTTCGGTCCTGAGGTCAACATCGCGAACGTCCCGCCGGAGGAGGTGATACCGCTAGCCACACTGCGGGCGGGTCTCAGAGCGGAGACCATGGGCCGGGTCGCGCTGGACGGGGAATGA
- the comD gene encoding sulfopyruvate decarboxylase subunit alpha, producing the protein MNVDDAIVEALEEAGITFACWLPCSLLDGIIRRLEEHPEIRTVRVSREEEGVGICAGAALAGEKPALIMQNSGLGNSVNALCSLTLTYRLPLLMLMSHRGYLFEDIPAQVGMGKAAPKILENLNLHAFTIERPEELDVIPGAWKLAETAGEPVGVFLSPRLWRQTGR; encoded by the coding sequence TTGAACGTCGATGACGCCATCGTCGAGGCGCTAGAGGAGGCTGGAATCACCTTCGCCTGCTGGCTACCCTGTTCCCTCTTGGACGGGATCATCAGGCGATTGGAAGAACACCCAGAGATCCGAACGGTCAGGGTGTCCAGGGAGGAAGAAGGCGTAGGGATCTGCGCGGGAGCTGCCCTCGCGGGCGAGAAACCCGCACTGATAATGCAGAACTCGGGTCTCGGTAACTCCGTCAACGCTCTCTGCTCACTCACCTTAACCTACCGACTCCCACTGCTGATGTTGATGAGTCACCGTGGCTACCTGTTCGAAGACATCCCGGCACAGGTGGGGATGGGGAAAGCGGCGCCTAAGATCTTGGAAAACCTCAATCTACACGCGTTCACGATCGAGCGGCCGGAAGAGCTGGACGTGATACCGGGTGCCTGGAAGCTCGCCGAGACTGCGGGCGAACCCGTCGGTGTATTCTTAAGTCCGAGACTGTGGCGTCAGACGGGCCGATAG
- a CDS encoding FkbM family methyltransferase, whose amino-acid sequence MGDRPRRLGSRLLYAGCVLLTETVDAIMDKLKSNCDIVRVQVEDVSFHLRVHTNDAGVSRELRLRNIREPKASKYLVGKFLNDEEIAFDVGANIGYYAILTALASERSRVYAIEPVRENLELLRENIALNNLEDRVKAFEYAVSDKCGRIRMILENRSNWHRIVNAEDGDYIEVESITLDELSEKLGERPTYVRMDVEGAELEVIRGMVELLESDDPPKLFIEHHIHLLGLDATLDLIETLLDYGLEIAAAFGYPHASLHDREGGYRPLVGEVVRWRGLDVELYEPSFEELHDVIVEKSWDCFHVFYRPV is encoded by the coding sequence ATGGGGGATCGACCGCGTCGACTTGGGTCTAGACTATTGTACGCGGGATGTGTGCTACTCACTGAAACAGTGGACGCTATAATGGACAAATTGAAATCTAATTGTGACATCGTGCGCGTACAGGTAGAAGATGTTTCTTTTCATCTTCGTGTTCATACAAATGATGCTGGTGTATCACGAGAACTTCGGCTTCGCAATATTCGTGAACCGAAAGCGTCCAAATATCTTGTTGGTAAATTTCTTAATGATGAAGAAATAGCTTTTGATGTTGGAGCAAATATTGGCTATTACGCTATTCTTACAGCGTTAGCTTCTGAGCGATCTCGAGTGTATGCTATCGAACCCGTGAGGGAAAACTTGGAATTACTTAGGGAGAATATAGCTCTTAATAATTTGGAAGATAGGGTTAAAGCTTTCGAGTATGCAGTATCTGATAAGTGTGGTAGGATTCGCATGATTCTGGAAAATAGATCTAATTGGCATCGTATCGTTAACGCCGAGGATGGTGATTACATAGAGGTTGAGTCGATAACACTCGACGAGTTGTCTGAAAAACTCGGCGAGAGGCCCACTTATGTACGAATGGATGTTGAAGGAGCTGAGTTGGAGGTAATTCGGGGTATGGTTGAGCTACTGGAATCGGATGATCCACCGAAGTTGTTCATCGAACATCACATACATCTGCTGGGGCTCGATGCTACTCTCGACCTCATTGAAACGCTTCTGGACTACGGTCTCGAGATCGCCGCAGCTTTCGGATATCCACATGCATCGCTCCACGACCGAGAGGGAGGGTACCGGCCGCTCGTCGGCGAAGTGGTCCGGTGGCGCGGACTCGATGTGGAACTGTACGAGCCGTCGTTCGAAGAGCTGCATGACGTGATCGTAGAGAAGAGTTGGGACTGCTTCCACGTCTTCTATCGGCCCGTCTGA
- a CDS encoding S4 domain-containing protein gives MTVGRRLDAFLRDVGLAESRREAKRLVESGRVRVNGKLVRKPWWLVSPGDEIEVDGVTVRVEDNGGERRVSRIEGARSE, from the coding sequence GTGACGGTAGGACGCAGGTTGGACGCGTTCCTTAGGGACGTCGGTCTCGCCGAAAGCCGGCGTGAGGCCAAACGGCTGGTGGAGTCGGGACGTGTGCGTGTGAACGGTAAGCTCGTCAGGAAGCCTTGGTGGCTGGTGTCCCCTGGAGACGAAATCGAAGTTGACGGTGTTACCGTGCGGGTGGAAGACAATGGCGGCGAAAGGCGAGTTAGTCGGATCGAAGGTGCTCGTTCGGAATGA
- a CDS encoding RNA-binding domain-containing protein: MISRVVLTTYVYPTEDEEKVRKAVGNLFDLEMFEEREEEMGDLRRLEFVCEGPQARLSLGRIYELLREQEILDAARRVLREGVTAEGSILFHLNKQAAFAGSVSFAEGGESPLGPIVVEVFPERPEDVEKVIDWLAPETIDGKPIYEVKKPRLREEELE; the protein is encoded by the coding sequence ATGATCTCCCGGGTGGTTTTGACCACCTACGTGTACCCGACTGAAGACGAGGAGAAAGTCCGAAAAGCCGTAGGGAATCTGTTCGATCTGGAGATGTTCGAGGAACGCGAGGAGGAAATGGGTGACTTGAGGAGACTGGAGTTCGTGTGTGAAGGTCCGCAGGCACGCCTGAGTCTGGGTCGCATCTACGAGCTGCTCAGGGAGCAAGAGATTCTAGACGCGGCCCGGAGGGTACTGCGGGAAGGAGTCACCGCTGAAGGATCGATCCTGTTCCACCTGAACAAGCAGGCGGCGTTCGCTGGGAGCGTGAGCTTCGCCGAAGGAGGAGAATCCCCGCTGGGCCCCATAGTGGTGGAAGTTTTCCCCGAGCGACCCGAGGACGTCGAGAAGGTGATCGACTGGCTGGCACCCGAGACGATCGACGGGAAGCCGATTTACGAGGTGAAGAAGCCGAGGTTACGGGAGGAAGAGCTCGAGTGA
- a CDS encoding AAA family ATPase produces MLICVVGMPGAGKGEFVKVAREEGIPVVVMGDAVRREAERRGMDVGEMAKRLREERGMDAVARLVEEDVERELRRAGVVVIDGIRNPEELEYFRDRFGERSVIVVAIHASPQTRFERLRIRGREDDPDTKREFEERDERELGFGIGDVISRADVMIVNERVSLPEFREKCRMVIRAILRGDPDDLPGGFDHLRVPD; encoded by the coding sequence ATGCTCATCTGCGTGGTCGGAATGCCGGGGGCTGGTAAAGGTGAGTTCGTCAAGGTCGCCCGCGAGGAGGGTATTCCCGTCGTGGTGATGGGTGACGCGGTCCGTCGCGAAGCCGAGCGTCGGGGGATGGACGTAGGAGAGATGGCGAAGCGACTCCGTGAGGAGCGAGGAATGGACGCGGTGGCTCGGTTAGTAGAGGAAGACGTCGAACGCGAACTGAGACGGGCGGGAGTGGTGGTAATCGACGGGATCAGGAACCCGGAGGAACTCGAGTACTTCCGGGATAGGTTCGGCGAGCGGTCGGTAATAGTCGTGGCTATCCATGCGTCCCCTCAGACTAGGTTCGAGAGGCTACGGATAAGGGGTCGTGAGGACGATCCGGACACCAAGCGGGAGTTCGAAGAGCGGGACGAACGAGAGTTGGGGTTCGGGATCGGTGATGTGATTTCCCGAGCCGACGTGATGATCGTGAACGAGCGCGTTAGTCTGCCGGAGTTCCGGGAGAAGTGCCGAATGGTAATAAGGGCAATCCTGAGGGGTGATCCGGATGATCTCCCGGGTGGTTTTGACCACCTACGTGTACCCGACTGA
- a CDS encoding DUF763 domain-containing protein, translating to MPRAAELRLVKCPPPRHFPEMVKLSRALFRLLVEEHGTDGALEKLADPRWFQSLACLLGYERNTSGSTTVVTAALREALDPEEHGIAVAGGKGRLALETPKRVRELADRMNLDPRQLVTASRLTARSDSVCLQDGHDLYHHVIVFDENGRWVVIQQGMDVDRKTARRYHWLDSEVSEFVEGHPVVADETRKVLSLQGDRADKCREAVLDLVGDGPDRVLREWRAVRNSISGPLDEYLGREGGVEVPDGWVPRRLDRDALRRLYEVNPTDFKEFLTVRGVGPSLVRALALIAEVVYGEGPDRRDPAEYTAAFGCKSGDPYPVHRELMRLAAELLERIRSPRLRRFLGRVTES from the coding sequence GTGCCCCGCGCGGCGGAGCTCCGTCTTGTGAAGTGTCCTCCACCCCGTCATTTTCCCGAGATGGTGAAACTATCCAGGGCGTTATTTCGACTTCTGGTGGAGGAGCACGGTACCGACGGGGCTCTGGAGAAGCTCGCGGATCCGAGATGGTTCCAATCCCTGGCGTGTCTGCTAGGGTACGAGCGGAACACATCCGGTAGTACTACAGTCGTCACGGCGGCACTCCGTGAGGCGTTGGATCCCGAAGAACACGGGATCGCCGTCGCGGGTGGGAAGGGACGACTGGCCCTTGAGACCCCGAAGCGCGTGCGGGAGCTCGCAGATCGGATGAATTTGGATCCCCGACAGTTGGTGACGGCCAGCCGTCTAACGGCACGGTCGGATTCCGTATGCCTCCAAGATGGTCACGACCTCTACCACCACGTTATCGTGTTCGATGAAAACGGTCGGTGGGTGGTGATCCAGCAGGGGATGGACGTCGATCGGAAGACCGCGCGACGTTACCACTGGCTCGACAGCGAAGTCTCGGAGTTCGTGGAGGGACATCCGGTGGTGGCGGATGAGACGAGGAAAGTCCTGTCGCTTCAAGGGGATCGAGCCGATAAGTGTCGGGAGGCTGTACTCGATCTGGTTGGGGACGGTCCGGACCGCGTGTTGCGAGAGTGGAGGGCGGTCAGGAACAGCATCTCAGGACCGCTCGACGAATACCTGGGCAGAGAGGGCGGTGTCGAAGTACCCGACGGATGGGTGCCAAGGCGTCTCGATCGAGACGCTCTGCGGCGCCTGTACGAGGTTAATCCGACAGATTTCAAGGAGTTCCTGACAGTGCGCGGCGTCGGACCGAGTCTAGTCCGTGCCCTGGCGTTGATCGCCGAAGTAGTGTACGGAGAAGGGCCCGACCGTCGTGATCCCGCCGAGTACACCGCGGCTTTCGGCTGCAAGTCCGGGGATCCTTACCCGGTGCATCGAGAGCTCATGAGACTCGCGGCCGAGCTGCTGGAGCGGATAAGGTCTCCTCGGCTCCGCCGCTTCTTGGGCCGTGTGACCGAGTCTTAA
- a CDS encoding THUMP domain-containing protein produces MELLLTLAPDVRPEETERMARKIQDKLKLPAEPDPLKPVRRLRIEGVEDPDGIVSKLREEFPEVSRVVIVKRRGRSHDLDRIAAQAAKLARGEILPHHTFAVDARRLDKDLPYTSRDLAIKVGEAVRRVTGASVDLDSPDRYVDVHVSRHGHLIGITPATLREPHRSWLPSGAFKHVHVCCERPETEYEIADLIRITAALGLGSLILVEPNRDAVRGAEEKVGASSLIDLRIEEDLKEALAEFDVVVGLHPTAPNAESELLRAVEGANQICLLTGSETKGLSREAKELADVLVHLGPTTAEPMRTANAVAYAVGVLAARTVSLGSATAPTLHR; encoded by the coding sequence ATGGAGCTGCTCCTAACGCTCGCCCCGGACGTTCGACCGGAGGAGACCGAGAGAATGGCGCGGAAGATACAGGACAAGCTCAAACTACCCGCGGAGCCCGATCCCCTGAAACCGGTTCGCAGGCTTAGGATCGAGGGTGTAGAAGACCCCGACGGAATCGTCAGTAAGCTGAGAGAAGAGTTCCCGGAGGTCTCTCGAGTCGTGATCGTGAAGCGCCGAGGTCGGTCTCACGATCTCGATAGGATCGCCGCGCAGGCTGCCAAGCTCGCGAGAGGTGAGATACTGCCGCACCATACCTTCGCCGTCGACGCCCGGAGGCTCGACAAGGATCTTCCCTACACGTCCCGCGATCTGGCCATCAAGGTCGGCGAAGCGGTGCGACGGGTTACGGGTGCGTCCGTAGACCTCGACAGTCCGGACCGGTACGTGGACGTCCACGTGTCTCGACACGGGCACCTAATCGGGATCACCCCAGCAACACTGAGGGAGCCACACCGGAGTTGGCTTCCATCCGGCGCCTTTAAGCACGTTCACGTATGCTGTGAGCGACCGGAGACGGAGTACGAGATCGCCGACTTAATCCGGATAACCGCGGCACTGGGACTGGGAAGCCTGATACTGGTAGAACCGAACCGGGACGCCGTTCGAGGGGCCGAGGAAAAGGTGGGGGCTTCTTCGCTTATCGACCTTCGAATCGAAGAGGATCTGAAAGAAGCCTTAGCAGAGTTCGACGTCGTAGTCGGCTTACATCCGACAGCGCCGAACGCTGAGAGTGAACTCCTACGAGCGGTGGAAGGAGCGAACCAGATCTGCCTCCTAACGGGATCGGAAACTAAGGGACTCAGTCGAGAGGCGAAGGAGCTCGCGGACGTGCTCGTACACCTCGGACCGACGACGGCCGAGCCTATGCGGACCGCCAACGCGGTAGCGTACGCTGTAGGTGTGCTGGCCGCCAGGACGGTTAGCCTAGGGTCAGCCACCGCTCCCACTCTTCATCGGTGA
- the trpA gene encoding tryptophan synthase subunit alpha: MVLERIFEEAEGEGRGALIGYLTCGHPGLEETVSLARALRDGGVDILELGVPFSEPIADGPTIQKAVDEALRAGTTPWDCLEVAEEVSEFVPVVLLCYYNTLHANGFERYLSAAAEAGVSGIIVADMPVEESDEVHSVARDLEIDVIYLVAPSTTDERLKKIGERASGFVYVISRYGVTGARRDLSEDTLELVRWVRDHVDVPVAVGFGISERWHVEEVIAAGADGAIVGSAFIKEIHRSEDIAEAEERVRELAKELVEGARDGYRRRSSSE, from the coding sequence TTGGTCCTAGAAAGGATCTTCGAGGAAGCTGAAGGCGAAGGACGTGGTGCGTTGATCGGGTACTTGACCTGTGGACACCCAGGACTCGAAGAGACCGTCTCACTGGCTCGGGCGCTTCGTGATGGAGGTGTGGATATCCTGGAACTCGGGGTTCCGTTCTCCGAGCCCATCGCCGACGGTCCGACGATACAGAAGGCGGTAGACGAGGCGTTACGAGCGGGCACTACACCGTGGGACTGCTTAGAGGTCGCAGAGGAGGTGTCCGAGTTCGTCCCCGTCGTGCTCCTATGTTACTACAATACGCTCCACGCCAACGGATTTGAGCGATATCTCTCGGCGGCGGCGGAGGCCGGTGTCTCCGGAATCATAGTGGCGGACATGCCGGTCGAGGAATCCGACGAGGTCCACTCCGTCGCTCGAGATCTCGAGATCGACGTGATCTACCTGGTAGCCCCTTCCACGACCGATGAGCGGCTGAAGAAGATAGGGGAAAGAGCCTCAGGGTTCGTGTACGTGATCTCCAGGTACGGCGTCACCGGAGCCCGACGGGATCTTTCCGAAGATACCCTGGAGCTCGTTCGTTGGGTGCGTGACCACGTCGACGTACCGGTAGCCGTGGGGTTCGGGATCTCGGAACGTTGGCACGTGGAGGAGGTAATAGCCGCGGGCGCTGACGGGGCGATCGTTGGATCGGCGTTCATCAAGGAGATACACCGGTCCGAGGACATAGCGGAAGCGGAAGAGCGGGTTAGAGAGCTCGCGAAGGAGTTGGTGGAGGGTGCCCGGGACGGGTACCGTCGAAGATCATCCTCTGAGTGA
- a CDS encoding sodium:calcium antiporter, translating to MTLIAQIAASFGALLLGAWLFTNTVEWISYRFKLPSGFTGSFIAAVATALPETLVPIVAIIAGYREGVAVGAILGAPLMLSTVAMGIGGLSVLAAYLMGRRRRPVIKTSHFSLDARHFLVAYSLVLAVSLTDFKPAHFAVAAVLFLLYLVYVRRLLRTGDVVEQPSIELEMAHPVLAGLLAAVFLVGSVALLVAGAHGFADAVERLAERLGADPFTVSCLLAPIATELPEKLNSVIWYLKGRDDLALGNVTGAMVFQATFPVAVGLLFTSWRLGSRELATVTVPLAAMVLLYLYSRRNGLDWKVMSAVAVLYPVPFVLT from the coding sequence TTGACGCTGATAGCGCAGATAGCGGCCAGCTTCGGGGCCTTGCTCCTGGGTGCCTGGCTGTTCACGAACACCGTCGAGTGGATCAGTTACCGGTTCAAGTTGCCGTCGGGATTCACCGGGAGTTTCATAGCCGCCGTGGCCACAGCCCTACCCGAAACCTTAGTACCTATCGTAGCGATCATCGCGGGATACCGAGAAGGAGTGGCGGTAGGTGCCATTTTAGGCGCTCCCCTGATGTTGTCGACGGTCGCTATGGGGATAGGAGGTCTTTCGGTGCTCGCGGCGTACTTGATGGGCCGTCGGCGGCGGCCCGTGATAAAGACCTCCCACTTCAGCTTAGATGCTCGACATTTTCTGGTGGCTTACTCCTTAGTGCTTGCGGTATCACTCACGGATTTCAAACCCGCCCATTTCGCGGTTGCAGCCGTGCTGTTCCTGTTGTATCTGGTTTACGTGCGACGGCTCCTGAGAACCGGGGACGTGGTTGAGCAGCCTTCCATCGAGCTCGAAATGGCACACCCAGTACTGGCGGGTCTGTTGGCCGCCGTGTTCCTCGTCGGTTCGGTCGCTCTGTTGGTGGCCGGGGCGCACGGGTTCGCGGATGCGGTGGAACGACTGGCGGAGAGGCTCGGGGCCGACCCGTTCACTGTGTCGTGTCTTCTCGCACCGATCGCCACGGAACTCCCTGAGAAGCTGAACAGCGTGATCTGGTACCTGAAAGGCCGCGACGACCTAGCCCTGGGTAATGTGACGGGTGCAATGGTATTCCAGGCGACGTTTCCAGTCGCCGTGGGACTCCTGTTCACGAGCTGGCGTCTCGGTTCGAGGGAACTGGCTACCGTTACCGTGCCACTCGCGGCGATGGTACTGCTGTACCTTTACAGCCGCCGTAACGGGCTGGACTGGAAGGTGATGTCCGCGGTCGCCGTCCTGTACCCCGTTCCGTTCGTTCTTACATGA